Part of the Salmo salar chromosome ssa10, Ssal_v3.1, whole genome shotgun sequence genome is shown below.
ATGAGGCAAGATAGGACAATGACATGTTGCTAGTTAGGCAATAGATTTtggaaaaatgaaaaaaataatattgTTTCCAGGTGGCACATGTGATGTCAATCAATGTTGTCATTGTAGGTGTCATAGCAACCAGGACCCAATCCCTGCACCAAACACATGCAAAAGCAGATGTGATGAAAAACACATAAACTGATTGATCGATCGATTAAACAATcagagcttgtgtgtgtgcggtgcAAGCCAAGCATCTGCGGACTCTTGGGTCACAGCTGGTGTCCTCCTGACAGAAGCTGGCCTTGTGTCCCTCTGCCACCTTCTTGCCTGTGATGACATCCAGCAGGTCATAGTTACTGAAGGCCTCCATGCTGTGGTAGTGCTGGTGGCAGCTGTTCCATTAACACTGGTGTCTGGGTTTGACTGGGAGGAAGTCAGCTGTCCCCTGGTTCTTCACCCTTTGTGGAAAACCTCCGTCCTGTAGTCTCTGACACCTGGTCGATATGTTGACCTGGTGACTAAGACCAGGAGTTTCTCCTGACAGTGTGACCTGACCATAACTTTCTTGGTCAGAAAAAACTCCTGTCCCCAATTATGACTGATAAGTGCATGGAAAGTCATTTGAATTATCATTGATGACAACTTAATAACAACATAATAACAAGTTAGTATCAGTTCACCTATTATGCTTTAGAGTACACTGAGGAGGAGGGTACTTTTGACTTTCATTTGGAGTTTATTTTACttggtagagcagagagagaaaatcTAGGTCGGATGCCAGGTTGTAGGGCGCTCTATTATTATACTATTACTCCCGAGCCGGCCAACGCCAAACAAGTCTGGTCCATACAACCAGTCTGATTTCTACCTAATCAATCAAATAACTGTAGATGTCATTTGTGACGTAATACATAGATAATGTCAAGGTAAATGTTTTAGCGCAATTGATCTTACACGGATATGCATAATCAATCATAAAACATAAACTCCTACCATGACAGACCGTTTTCCTCTCCAGCACATCTCAGGGCATACATCTGTACACGTTGGATATAATAAGCAGCTTGGATATAGTAGGGGCCAGGAACAAGGTCTGGGAGACCAGAGAAGAGAAATCACAAGCCATCCATGTTAGTTGTATGATTTCCATGGAACTGTGAGAGTATTATACGTTGTTTGTAATATGCTGTACTGTTATCTGGATGTAAAAATAATGCAAAGCAAATACTCTATAAGGTATATTGTCACATCACCATTATGAAATAATCTGGTGCCACAGCCTGTTCTCGGTGGATGACGCACAGGTGCTGTGCTTCTCCAGCCTAACGGGTACATGTTATAGAAACTGCATTTTGGTGTTTTTTGTTTGGATCGGTGGGATCATCAGCTATCATATTATTACTTTCAATCGTTCTTGGTTGCTGGGGCTGCGAGCGAGTCATTGCTGGGGCTGCGAGCGAGTCATTGCTGGGGCTGCGAGCGAGTCATTGCTGGGGCTGCGAGCGAGTCCACGCCATTGTCAGAAAGCGCACTCTTCGCAGTTGGAGATGCATTTGATTCTGGAGCTGGAATGCGTCTGGATGAGGAAATGGAATCGGAGGCTTGAGCAGTGCGCTGGGCGCGTTGTCTAGTGTTTGCATCATCGGCATTATTCATACCACGATGTGGGTACCTGGGTTGATGCTTATTGCTTCTGGTCTCTCGTGTCGCGCCTGGTTTGTGCCGCGACCATGCGTAATCTCCTCGCTCTTAACTGGTGACGCAAAGACTTGTCGTCGAACCGGCAGGCTGACATCATCCCGAGCAGGGTTTCGTCCTCCCCTCGGGATCCCACTGCCTGAGAACTCCTGGAGAGCCCCGAGACCGGTACCGTTGGAAGTGGAGCCGGTGCCTCCTTGGGGAGGCAGACGCGCTCCTGGGTATCCCACCGGCTCCGTGTCCCCCGGGGATGTTTCTGGCCGCGCTCGTGCATTGGCGGCCTATGGCGAAGGTCTAGTGACCAATATCGGAGCCCAGAACCAAGAACTCTGACTCACTGTTCAGCATATGTTGGGTTTCGATCGAATGCTCTCCTCCAGATTCAATGTTCTAGTTATATAGAgcagggttctccaaccctgttcctggagagataccctacAGTAGGTTTTCCtttcaaccccagttgtaactaacctgattcagtttatcaaccagctaattattataatcaagtgcgctagattagggttggagcgaaaacctacaggaaggtagctctccatgaacagggttggagagccctgttctAGGGGATCTATTTGGTGCAGAAGTTGGGTGATGACTGTTGAAATTCCTCTCGGTGGTCAGGTAGAGCTCAGCAGGTGGTCTCCTCGCCTGGGCCGGTGCGTGACATTCAGACCCGGTGCTGTGTAATCTATACACCCGACCGTTGTTCTCCCATTGGATTCTGTGTCTCGCGTGCTTAAATGGAGCTGTCCAGTGCTTAAACGAACCCGAACATAAAGCAGGCAGAACGGTAGAGGATAACCTCTACATGGTTAAACTTATTTGAACTATACCAAACTCTGTGACATTAACTTCTGTAAAAATGTAGTCTAAGTGATGCTGGGTTACGGgtgatgttttgtacacacaCTTGATTCCGTCATGCAGTTGCGCACCACATCTCCACAGTGAATGTCAGGTATAACTACTTGGAAGGTGGAAATGTAGGCACTACTTTCATAGAATTTGTTTTTCTACGCATGCACAGACAGGAGCAAGGGCTTATTTTACAAATACCATGTTTAACTTAACCGTCAGTCTATATAACTATTTACACTTTGCGTATAGGTGGTAGGTAGTCCTTTCCCAATGCACGTTGAGATTTTGTACTGAAAAGGCAAGATATCTAAAAGTAAATAAAGTGATTTTAGTTGTGTCCCTGATTGGTCATCCaaatttgatacattttttgtcaaATATCGTGGCACACCTTTCGGCAAAATTGGTAACTTCTGTCACAAGTGACTAATCGTCATCATAAGCAATACGTTTTATACGTGGATTAAATTGAAAGCATTCATAATACTTGAGTAGAAAATGTGTCATAGTAGGAGCTATTTGCGTCAGGAAAATAAGCACACAGGCAGGTGGCGCGCGCTGCGGCTGCATGGCTCTGTGAGATCCATTCACACGGTTTATTTGAACGGTAAATGCCACACGGTAAAATCACACAGTGGGCTTTGTGTTACCTCGCACTACTTCTCTGAAATACTGTAGTGCATACCATACAGCTGAGGGATAACAATAGGGGTTATCAagttctgtttctctgactctctTTAATCTAGTAACTCGATTACCACCACATAAACCTTGCCACAAGATGGCAGTGGAACTCTAGTGGAACTCCAGGGAAGGTAGCCTGTTTATTTACTGAGTTTAAAAAACGTAGTGCACTTGACTCGGTTAAGTAACACTCCAAAATGCCTGCCATAGGACCTGCTGTCAGGTTAACCCCATGCTGTTCCGTACAGGGTAGCAGTCATAGAGTTAGACAGAGGACTCTAGATGGATAAAACCTTTTTGGGCATGGACATTGATTGCCACTGAAGGCTTTCAACGGGGTGGGACTTCCTATTGGTTGAGGAAGAATCACATGATTCCATccggtcatcaggagggatctgcCAATGAATTATATTCATGAGCAAACACtaggtggcagtatgcaccctttcagtttgtttgccaACTCGTACATGTAATAGGAAAAAatgtactacttcaaaatggaggttGCCTCAATGGTGCCATCTGTGTGATCACAGAGCCATAATGGGACACATGAATATAATATGAGTATACACTTAATTTACTTCAAGAGCACCATGATGGATGACAAGGTTGACATCTAAATGAGGGTTTATTTTATAAACCCTCATTTATACATctgcagtgaagaacaaacatgcAATACTTTTTGCCAGTATTACCCAGACATTGATTATATAGTTACATAAGACCGTGAAACTGATCTGTATCTCACTTAATGGTTTCTGATGATTGGACAGAATCATTATGGAAGTCTTGGCTGCTGTCAAACAGCGTGAACTATTCCTTCCTCAGAGATGTGATACCTAACAGGTCAGATTTGTTACGGTCCTGGTCAGATATGTTACATGAAGCCTTCACGTCAGATCTGTTACAGTGCAGGAGCCTTAGAATAGTCTGTAACTGAAGAGATCTAATTATCCCTGTCCGATggcagtatacagtagagtacgaATGCCTGTATGTTATGAATAGTATGATCAAAAGATTATGTAAGCTATTGCATATACTGTGCATAAAATGCCTCCACGACCACTTCTGTGGTATACCATTATAACATATACATTGGATTTAATAGAGTAAATATACAGCTCAGTTCTGTGCCAGTGCAACTTAGATGCAACAGTTGTCCAGCCATTATATGTTGCAAGGTGACAGAGGATAGGGACAGTAGGTTTCTGTGGGAAAGCACGAGGTTTATTGTGCGTCATTCTGTTTCCACTCATTATATACGTGATTGAGAGGGTGTAGAGTGGCTTCATAAGAGACCATGATTGAGAGAGCAGGTCTCGCCGTTCCCCTGCTTTGTCCCCCTCTGATGCATTGTGTACTTTTGCTGGAAGAGAAGCAAGGTTgactgcaacctggtctcagagcatttcatatatttctgtacgtaaatctgggacactccatttagtatatgTTACATTTCGCATGGTATGTACTGTTATAATTTTTTGAAGTCCAACAGCCTTTTCGTATACGTtaagaattacaattcgtattatatgttatgaatttgccaaACATTTATGTTACGAATTCGGGCTAGgtgcctaacgttagctaggctcaGGGTTAAATTTAGGAgtgaggttaaagggttaaggttcaCTAAAAGGGCTAGGAGAAGGGTTAGCTAGCATGCtcagtagttgcaaagtagctataaagtagtaagtagttaaaaatttgctaaaatgctgaagttgtccgtgatgagatttggactcgcaacctttgggttgctagacattcgtgTTACACGCCCACCTATCCACCCTGACCATTTCATTTTTCCCATAAGTAACCATTTGTCTTATGTAactataccaaacgtaacatatcataccaatTTCAGtttcccggatttacatttactatgttatgtttAGTCTATGAGAGGAGGCTGAGGGTATGGAGCTGCCTGTCAGTCAGAAGGGTAGCTATGGGCAACAGGCCAGTCATGCTGTGGATTAGAGGGTGTCCATCTTTATACAAGTACAATATGTCCTCCCCTGACACTGCAGGAATCCCAGCTAAATATAAACACTCCGCCTGTCTATGTCCACAAGCACTCAGAGCCTTTTAGCAATGTGAATTTGAGGGCCTGTCTTTCAGAGGGCAACCATTACAAGGTTAGCTGGCTGCGTTAACTGGATGTGTGTCAACGGCTGGTTACTATATCAGTCTCCTACAGCCCTCCCCCCATGTCAacaggttttatttatttaaggtCAATGGGGCACAGGTCACATTGCAGGTAGAACTCTGGAAAGTCACTATGTTAGCTGCCAGTAGTTGCTATGAGAAACCATAATATTGGCGTGTTATTACCACTTTGTGTTGTAAAGTGTTAAGCTACCATAAATGATTGAATAATACAAACAATTTCTTCACATTTTTGATCAGTTTAATTATTTCCATCTTTTATGTTCATTGCACCAGCTAATATTATATGTAAATAACCCCCCTTGTCATCTGTAAACCAGTTTTGTAAATTTATCTCAAACAAGGTGGAGCATTTTGTTCAGAAACATTTTTGGTACTTCACCGTGGTATAGCAATGACTGTTATAATCATTGACAAGTTCAGTAGCTGTAAATTAGGATCAGTCCTTAAACAAATACAATTATTTGTTCCAAAGAGGGCTTAACATAAGAGAAAGACTGTAGACAAGGCACAACACTCACAGAGAGGAGCACCATCGGTCAGGCAGTGACATAATTAGTTGAAGTCGGGCTAAGCTAACACTTGTGCATGacacgtaatttttccaacaattgttaagattatttaatttcactgtatcacaattccagtgggtcagaagtttactgtgcccttaaacagctttgaaaattccagcaaattgtgtcatggctttagaagcttgatAGGCTGAcatgagttaattggaggtgtacatgtggatgtatttcaaggcctaccttcacactcagtgcctctttgcttgacaagcaatgggaaaatcaaaagaaatcagccaaacccTTAACAAAAATTTAAGACCTCTaggagtctggttcatccttgggagcaatttccacctgaaggtaccacgttcatctgtacaaacaatagtacgcaagtataaacaccatgggaccacacagccgccataccgcccaggaaggagacgcgttccgtctcctagagatgaacgtgcgaaaagtgcaaatcaatcacagaacagcaaaggacctggtgaagatgctggaggaaacaggtacaaaactatatccacagcaaaacgagACATAACCCAGAAGGCCACTCGGCAGTATCATGGTgtgggggatgctttgctgcaggagggactggggcacttcaaaattatgtggatatgttggTTGCAAAGTtatagcaaaatggcttaaggacaaagtcaatgtattggagtggcaatcaaagccctgacctcaatcctatagaaaatttgtgtgcagaactgaaatactgtgtgcgagcaaggaggcctacaaacctgactcaattacaccagctatgtcaggcagaatgggccaaaattcccacaacttattgtgtgaagcttgtggaaggctacccgaaacatttgacccaagtttaacaatttaaaggcaatgctactaaaaaaacaaattgagtgtatgtaaacttctgactcactgggaatgtgatgaaagaaatcagtctattatgacatttcacattcttaaaagaaagtggtgatcctaactgacataagacagggaatttctacttggattaaatgtcaggaattgtgaaaaactgagttgaaatgtatttggctatggtgtatgtaaacttaattTACTCGCGCCACAATTAAGTTTAGAATTGTAAATAAAGACAGGACACAGGAGTAATATTGAAAAACATGAATAACCCATTTTAAATTGAGAGGGACAATTTACTTGCCGAACAAAGCCAAGTATATAGTAACAGATGTATTATATAGTCAAGTGACCGCTGTAATCTGAAAGGAAaaacatgtcctcaaagatggaaggtaAGCAGCCAGTTCAGGTGGGACCCTTCTAGCCCATGAGGGCAGAGGCACAACTCCAATAAAAATTATTTTTCTCAAAGTTATCAAAATGCCATGTGCAGCCATGCTATATCAGTGCCTTCATAATATACCCATTCACATTGACCTCCTTACAAAAATATTTGAATTGACATATGGTCAGAGTTTGTCCCTCTCCCTCAGATACCAGGCAGTGGTTTGATTAACACAAGTAATGGACTAACAGATTAGATAAGAAACAGAAATGAGTATTCTGTAAAACACAAGTTACCATTCCTTCAATATAATTTACACAATAAGAAAAAAtgctttaattaaaaaaaaatatcttcagTCTTGATGCTATTTACAGATCTATACAGGTTTGGAGATGGAGTTCCTGCTGTACAAACAGAAAAGTAAAGTTCACTCAATTTAGCATCAACACTTAAAAGACAGAAGGCAATGACAGAAGTCACCTCTTACCTATAAACAATTCAACAGTGTATTCTGGATGTCCTCATACACCTGGCTGTAGATCCCTTCTTCTGATTTCAAGCCATCCAGATACGCTAGAGCAAAGTGTAAACCTTGATCAGGACATTTGTCAAAGGGAAGTCATAGCTACTAGCACCGAAATGCctacaaaaaaaaattacaaagctGAAATTTAATAACCTTCACCGACAAATGGGAAAGGAGGCAAAAATGTATATATACCAATGTCTAAAGAGCTCTTGACCATCTCATTCCTGTGCTTCAAGTACATGGGCCACACATGGCCTTCAAACAGGCCAGGGGGGTCAGGGACAGTGTATTGTCTTGTACTTTAAAAAAAAGGAAACAAAATGAGTTTAGCACAACTATTATTTATCTGGCCAGAACGATGACCATACTATAGCTACATATGAATATTAGTGATCTGAAGTCACCCCATTCCCACCTTCTCCTCCTTTTGCACTCTTCGTATGGAATGGAGATGTAGTAGCACTTGTTGTACACGTCCATCAGGGGTCTGGGGAGGGAAGAACAACTTGTAGTTCTACTCAACTCTCCACCAATGTACAACTGAGGTACTATAATATAGATCGCACACTCCTGGAGACCACATCCATTCAGTTGAAATTCTCTTACTGAATCTAGCTAGCTGACAACACAGCCCACAAGTGTCACTTGAACAGACACTGGTCCAAATATTTGTCCTCATAACTCTTCAAATACAGTTTTGAGAGAGCTTGTAAGCGTTAGTTGTCATAGGAATAAGGGACAAGCTATTTGAATACATCACACAAACCAGCTGATTACTCTCCTCCCCCGTTAGCAAGTACATTTCCAGTTAGCAGTGGTGCAGATGGACTCACTTGTAGTTGTACAGAAGGAAGCCCTCTACGATCAGAATGTGGATCTGCTGCTCTGGGTCGGCAACCTCTGTGGAAGGGGACACGTTGACACCGTGGGAGTGTGCAAACTTCACTGGGTTCTCACTCCAGCCTCGAATCGTGTTCACCATGGCATCCATGTCCAACGCTGTGAGCACTGCATAGAACAGAGAAAGGCATAGGGGAAAGAAGTTTAGCAAAAAGGGACACACCTGGATGAAGAAATGTATTCAGTCTGTTTAATGGGAATTGTGCTCTAGGGTAGTATTAATATTTATGCATGTATAATCAAATATGACATTTTTAGGGATGCTTTGTTACACTAATGGACAAGTACAATGATCAGTTATGAGTCTCCTACAGTGAAATCCAGGCTTACCATCCCACTGTCTAAAGCCGTCCTCCCCGACTTCTATCTGATCAGGTTTCTGAAATAACACCATAAAACATTGCTGCAAGCCAGGCTGATCTGAATACGGGCAGATCCCATTACATGCGGAACACTGCAAGACGTGCACACCTAGCTGAAGCATGCAGGAACAACATGCACAAGAGCATTGAGAATCCATATAAAACCAGAGACATCAATAAAACAGGAAACAAAGCACAAGAGCAGTGAGCTACTCAGCACAAGCTCCGATTCTGTACAGGTTAATGCAGTTTCATTTTAAAACGGCGGCAATAAGCAAGGCATGTGTGTGAAAAGACAACTGACAGAGTCTTAGGCTATGCATCATGTCAGTGCTAGGTTAATTTACAGCATACTACGCAGATCTAAAAGGGAGAACAGGTGACCGTAGACGGCATGCATCATGGCTATTAGTTCATGTATGAGTGTTTGGGATATTTTCCCTTAACAAGGTCATGCAAAAACACTGTATAGAGACGTTTTAGCAGACCAAGTTTACCTTGAAAAAGTCATCTTGATGCACCACACAACAGTTAGGTAGCGACTTGATCAGCCTATTCGTCAAAGTGGTTTTCCCACCATTAGTCAcactgaaaataaataaacatgacaTGCGATTTAACAAGGCGTCCGTGTATTGAAAGTCTGAGCGGTCTATACATCACTCATCCGCATACCTTGCAGGCATTATTGCAGTAAGTTACTTAAATATCAGTCAACATTGTATGCAGTAGCTAGCAACCTAACCATTGTGGCGGGACAGGGCACATAGTTGGTTACCTAAAATAGCAAGGTCATCAAATGTTAACTACTCTGAATACGTTTGCAAGCAAACGTTTTATAACGAGCTAGGTAAGTTCGCTAAGTGCATCTCTGAATTTAGTCAAAAGCTTTGGAAACAACGCGGAACGTTGCCAGTCCTACATTCAGCGTTAGCTAGCCTGATATTCAGCCAAGTCAAATTTTTACATTATAGTAAAACATAGCTGGCAAAAAGCAATATTCATGCTTAATAAACATGTATAACACAAGTTGCCAGCAAGGAGAATTGCACTCACGTTTGCAAATTTCGAAACTGAGACTCCCTCCAATGTGTTCAATGTGAAAGTCCGCGCTGGAATTTTAAATCTCCCGCCCGACTACGACAACATACAAATGTGGCAGACGATTTGCTAAGACCAAATCCCCAGTTAACTACCTACACTACCTGTCGTTAATAAATTGCCCtagtaaaaaaatgtatctctGGATCCTTAACGTGACTTTGTTACATTTTTATAAATAACAAATGTTAGAGTAGAAACTCAAGGTAACTAACGTAGGTTACCCCCTTGCCAACTAACGTAACGCGTTAGCTAGCTAAGGAACATGGCATGTGTTAGTGTTTAGATTTGATACCATGTTACGTTAAATCAACTAATGAATTTATAAAATGTTCTACTCAAAATATacatgtgtattatataataaaaCAGATTTTCGAACGACAAATACAAACTTAACTTACCCGCCAATTCCTATAACGTATTTCATTTTGAGTAGGCTTTGAAACTTCTGCTCCTAGTCCCAGCTAAAGTGACACTCACAATGAATAACACAAACAATCCAAATAATACGAGGTCGGGAGTAGTTGAAGTTTCGGTTTTTCTCCAGTGTTGTGGCAGAGCCCAGCTGTCTTTACTATTCCATTGATAAAGAGGCGCGAGCCCTCAATTTGTAGACAACTGTGACTTGCGTCACGCAGACGTACACCCGCGTGAGCTCAGATCTGTGTCGTTTGTACAGTGACCAATCACTGTCCCAGGACACCCAACGACTCCAATCAACTTCGGCGTTTCGCAAAGATTTGcatattcatttttatttaacctttatcgaAACAGGGAGTCACATTGAGATAAGAAATATATTTTACAAGAGGGCTCTGTATACATTACAATAAAAACAGAATAATGAAACatacacatatatgtgtat
Proteins encoded:
- the LOC123724386 gene encoding nicotinamide riboside kinase 2 isoform X3 produces the protein MDAMVNTIRGWSENPVKFAHSHGVNVSPSTEVADPEQQIHILIVEGFLLYNYKPLMDVYNKCYYISIPYEECKRRRSTRQYTVPDPPGLFEGHVWPMYLKHRNEMVKSSLDIAYLDGLKSEEGIYSQVYEDIQNTLLNCL
- the LOC123724386 gene encoding nicotinamide riboside kinase 2 isoform X1; translated protein: MKYVIGIGGVTNGGKTTLTNRLIKSLPNCCVVHQDDFFKLGVHVLQCSACNGICPYSDQPGLQQCFMVLFQKPDQIEVGEDGFRQWDVLTALDMDAMVNTIRGWSENPVKFAHSHGVNVSPSTEVADPEQQIHILIVEGFLLYNYKPLMDVYNKCYYISIPYEECKRRRSTRQYTVPDPPGLFEGHVWPMYLKHRNEMVKSSLDIAYLDGLKSEEGIYSQVYEDIQNTLLNCL
- the LOC123724386 gene encoding nicotinamide riboside kinase 2 isoform X2 — translated: MKYVIGIGGVTNGGKTTLTNRLIKSLPNCCVVHQDDFFKKPDQIEVGEDGFRQWDVLTALDMDAMVNTIRGWSENPVKFAHSHGVNVSPSTEVADPEQQIHILIVEGFLLYNYKPLMDVYNKCYYISIPYEECKRRRSTRQYTVPDPPGLFEGHVWPMYLKHRNEMVKSSLDIAYLDGLKSEEGIYSQVYEDIQNTLLNCL